ACTGTAATGCTCTaagaagtataagtgaagcaatagagcaatTCCATAAATGCAAGGACATGGAGTGCTATGCACATTTATCATGATGTGATGATTGATCATGAGCAGCAATCAAAATCAACATACACTGCAAGAATAACACATATCAtgtgtagcgccccgagaccggtGCTATGCAGATCCGGCACTATGCAGATCTAGCAACCTTGGCATAATATCGATCCCAGAACTCCACCTTCACAAAACATACATGTGAAAATGTGCACGCTATGTGGTGAAGCGTCAATATCACATCACAGACTTCGCACACAACAACAAtaatacatatatacaataattcatAAAACAAGGGTTTTTTAATCAAAATCCAACTCATACAAGGGAAGCAAATAAACCTTATATAGGTGAGATTGCAAATTCCCTTAAGAAGGCTCATAGTAAAAAAAATGGCGTCCATGACCCTGCCCAGACCGCTATCACACCTCGACCTCGGCAAATATAATGTCAACATAAGAAGCATCAAACATAGCAAGAAATGGAACATTTCCACATCTCAATAGCAACAAGAACAGATAGGGAATTGCACTTGAATTCATTTTGCAATTCGCATCATAACATCAACCGAACTGATAAACAAAATGTAAGAAACAGCATCAAACATTTTCAGATCTCAGTACTGAAACTACTAAATTATTTCAGTGTTTTACTTAAGATCACAGTATGGGAACAGACTATGTTCAGGGTTGATCAGACAATTCTTAAGGAATTCGATTCAGATATAGAAAACATGGACGCTGGAATTTCAGATCTCAGTAATCGCATCTCCAGACCACGCCTCAATACATCAACTGTTATTTGAGGAAAACTTTCAGATCTCAGTGCAGGAACAATTATTTCAAGATAATTCAGAGTTTACCAGAGACATTTGAGGGATTTGAATCATATACAGAAAGAAGCATGACAGATTGCATTCAAGCATTTCAACGAACACACGGCATGCTGCCTCTCCGAGATCACACCACAACCGGTAGAGCCAAGAACAGGGATTGCAAATGGAAACGGGCACCTATCCATCAGTGCTTCGACCTCGGCGACGTCCTCCTTGCCGCCGGCGCCTCAGCGGTCTTCCTCTTCGGCGACGTCCTCGCCACAGCACCAGCAGCCGGCGCCACCGCCTTCCTCTTCAACGACTTCTTCGCCGGCGCCTCAGTGGCCGGGGCAGGAGCAGCCGCAGCGACTGCCTTCTTCCTCAGCAGGGCCttggccggagccgccgccgcgggCTTCTTCTTCCCGCCGCCCTCCAGCTGCGCGGCGGCAATGCGGTCGAACTCGTCGGAGAGCTTCCTGACGCGCTTcctcttggcggcggcggcgatggtgacGAGCGGCACCCCCTCGCCCTCCGACTCGGAGTCCTCGTCGTCATCAACGACCTCGCGCCGCATCGCCTTCTCCTGGGCCGcgacctccgcctcgtcctccgaaTCGTCGTCGTCGGAGCCGAGCGCGTCGTCGAGAGTGGCAGGGGCGGGCCCGTGCCCCGCGGCGCGGACCTTGGACTTGGCGGAGACCCTGGCGTCGCGGCGCGCGGTGCGGCGGAGCTTGACGAGGTTGCCCTCGATGCGGCCCTGCAGGCGGAGGCGCTTGGCGCCGAGCCCGCCCATGGACCAGTGCGCGTCGCGCGCCCagcagaggagcgcgtcggtgACGGGCGCCGGCGGGTCGACGCGGTCGCCGGGGAAGACGCGCGGGCGCGGGAGCCCGCCGCCGTAGAACCTGCCGGGACCGAGCGCGACCACCATGGTGATTGAGATCCGGCTGAACTCTCCTTTCTCGAACTGTTGATCCGACGATCTCTCTGGCTCGGTCTAGCTCTGTGGATCTGGATGAAGGTGAGGAGGGAGGATTGCGGCGGAGGGGATGGGGATGgttgagagagagagggcccggtgAGGGGgtttataggtgggagggaggcgcgcgtggcgggaaacTGAGCCGGGAGCGGGGTTGGCGCCAAGAAAATGGCGGTAAAAATAACTTGGCGCCGGGGTCTGCGCGGGAAGGCGCCGTGGCGAGGGGATGGAAATGGCGGGAGGCGGGAGCCCCCTTCTGTCTATGCGCCTGGGTCCCACTTGGCAGGCCGTTTCCGTTCCCATTCCTCTCTATGCGACTGGGCCCAGCTTGGGAGGCTTCCTCGTTTGGTTTACACAAGCCGTTTGTTCATTTAAAACTTAATAGACAAAAAAACGTAATAGACAAAATATTTCTCTCTCATAAAAAAGTAGACAAAATATTATTTACCTTTAGTTTTAGGGACAATGGATTTTGGGAACTTGGTTCCACATGCGCCCATATAAATAATAAAATCGAAAGAAAAAAGCTAGAAGTTCAAATGATTCTGAATTTTTTTATACCCCTAGTTACGTGTGAAGTTTCACGAAGAAATGACATATGTGGTTTTGAAGGTATGATTATGTTTTCTTCACTAAGAGTATCACAGGTGTCTTTTTTTTGTGATATTTCACATGTGAGTATAACATTCGACCAAGTTTCGTAACCTACAATATTATTAAAATTGTTTAAATTCTTTACTGTTTTTAAAATTTTACTACCCCTgtctgtcaaaaacgttcttatattatgggacggagggagtactatttagaaTGGATGATGGGTGCACGTGGAACCATGCTCACCTTTGTACTTTCATAGTGTTACCGGTTAATTATTTTCCATCTTCAAGAGCATCTCCAATATCATGTGATGGCAAAAACGCTGCTCAATAGATGATGTAAGATGCAAATATTTTTACCCGGGATAAGGCGTGATGTAAAATGGTATTAAGGCACCAAGATGCTCTCGAGCAAATTTTATATCACCAGGGGGCCACGCGGCTGGAGCAAAAATTGCATCACCAAATGCTATTACCAAGTGCTCCAAAAGTGTGCTATTTTACATCATCATCATCTATTGGAGTTATGTAAAAAACCAATTttaggtgatgtaaattttactcgAAGAACCACAATTtgatgatgtattttacatcatctatatgTGATACTACTGGACTGTCGACATCCACACACTGCTTGTACAGAACTTATATCAAAGGCCTTGTGTTCGAAATTACTTTCTTGTGGTAGCAAATTATTCTCACGATTGTGCCTTTGTAACCATTAGCAAGAAAAAATGTTGTAGAAGAAGCGTACAGTCAAGGCTTGAATTTGCACTGTTAAAACACAtcttgtgtgtgtatatatatacatatagggAGGAAGCTTTATTCTGTAACAACCAAGGTTTCAGACACAGCATAACAAATTGCTTGAAGGACAACCACAATATAATTGTTTCTGTGTAATACGAGTATATATTAGCATCAGATTACAGATGCATAGACTGACGACACACCATGACATGGTACTATAGCACCTTATTCCACTTGTCTCATCCCAGAAAACATCACAAACAGCTCTGCTTTCTAGGGACAGGCAAGGCAATTACATACACGATAAATAGAAATCGGTACCTGGCCGCTAAATTCCGCGGCTAAAAGCACATGCTAGGGGTTGGTGCAGGAGCACCGGCGTTAGCAGAGCCAGGCATCTTCAGCGCAAGAGGATCCCACGCCTTGCCCTCGGCGTCGCTGCAGCTGCCGCTCTTGTCTGGATACATGACAGTGACTGCGGTGGCGGGGCCGGCGGTGCCCTTTGCAGCCAGAGTCTTCAGGCGGATGCGCTCGGCCCTAGACCCGATGGTCTGCCCGAGGATGGAGGCTGCTATGGTGAACACCATCGCGGTCCTGGGCATGTTGACAGACTTCCTCAGCATCGCGATGAACGGAACGGCGGCGTGCACGGCAGCGAACCACTGGGGGGAGAATTTCTTGGTGTGCTCGCGCCACACCCCTAGAGGGACATTCGCTGCCATCCCGAGCATTGCGATGGCTACCATCTTTGCAGGCAGGGGCTGGGGACGGAGGGACTTCACGAGGGTTGTGCGTGCAAGGGCTGCTCGTGCAGCAACAATCGCAGGCGGGCACTTCAGCTTCATACCAGCTGGTGGCTGTAGTACCTTGGCAACAAGGGGCAGAACGCCACTCATTGCCCGGTAAGACCGAGCTAGTGGGCACTGTCCATTTTCTAGCCATTCATCACTCATTGCCTCGTGGGACGGTGGGTTGCCTCCTTTTTGCTGAAAAGAATACAGAGGGGAACATGAGTAAACTAGTTGGAACATGAGCAAAATCTTGGTTACGCAGTATTGCCTTTCTGATCAGCTCTAGCACTTGATTACCGAAAGATGCTAAATATGGAAAAGGAATGATAATTATTCACTTACAAGAAAAGAAAAAAGCACATTTGTTACAAACAATAATCATGAAATTGGAACTTGGGAGAAAACAATGCATTGTAAGTCACAGTTAGCACGGAGAAACAGTTTAGATGGAAGTGGAAGTAATGGAGCACAAAGGATGACATGTGCAGAGCGTAACTAATATTACATAGAATACCAAATGAGAGGTTGTTTTTCCTTTGTTTATACAATATTAATACTATCTGAATGTGGTTAATGAAGTGAAGAGTTAGCCGATCAGAACTTGGCTTTTATGCTGTATTAAAAAGTTCCTTGCTATTTCTAAATCAACTGCTCCCTCGAGGGAGTAATAACATTTTACATTTCTATTACAGTAAAGCTGTGTGTCATGTGGCTCAAGGTTTCTTATTTGCAGGACAGTTAAACAGTAAGAAATCACTCGACAATTGCAAATTAAGATGGAGAATGAAGAAAAAACAGAGGCATTACTTTCATGGAATTCTGATCTGGCTTGCTGGGCTTCTTGTGTGACTGGTCTAGATTGTTAGGCTTCTTGTTCTGCTTTTTGCCCTTGCCATTAAAGAAGTTAAACCCGAATGGTCCAAATGCTGATAGACTTATGGTAGCGGCTCTAGCAGCCAATGGATTAAAGGGAAGAGCAGGTTCGGGCTTGACATCAGTGCTCTCACTGCGGTTCTCATCAGGCACATATGATCTTCCTGAAAGGGGAACTATCCCATCCTGTCCATGGAAAAGCTTGAATGCCGACTCAAAGCCTGGTCCATCCTCAAAGATTGGACCCTTGCCTCCTCGGGTCTGCAGAACAACACATGCTGTCAAGGAAAACTGCACAACCTTTGGTCACTGTAATCACAaaacaacataagaggcagatcttACAGCTACAGGCAAAGCAGAAGAAAATGAAAAGGTTGTAGCTCCATTGATGTTCCTCAGGAATGGGCATCTCTCAACACCGGGATGGCCAGAAAAGTTCTCCGATGATGCTGAGTCGCAGAAAAGGCTGCTGAAGAGCATTTCCATCCTGGGAGAAGCCATATAAAATAAACATTAACTACAGAACAGAAAGGTGATTCATCCAGGGTGAGATTCAGGAAACCAAATAGATGCATCGTAATGTACTAAAGGTAGTTCCAGAGAAGCGTAACTGATGAGCAGGAAACTCATACACGTGTGTGGACTAATAAATAACTATAAGAATCAGGTCACATATTATCACTAGGGTAACTGAAAAAACTCAGCACCTACCCAAACAAACCGCATACAAGGCAGGACGATCTATTATCAATGGTTCAGTCCAAGGACCAGAGTCGCCGTTAATATACAAGGCTGGTCGCTATTGTTGCTGTGTGCTTTAGGCATGATTCGTGCCAGACAGAAACAGCCGATTATTATCAGTTTCTTACTATGCACATAGTTTGCTATGTCAGTGGCTACTCAATCCTGCATGACAGTTGCATATAAGATCATATGCCAATACATTTGTCACATTCTTCTCGAAATACATCTATAGCACGAAAGATATCCGAATACCCGTTGCTCCCTGTTCCGCTGCCATGGGGGATATCCGTGCTGATCATGCATGAGCTGGAGTCCCAGACCAGACCAGGCATGAAAAAATCGTGCAGCACCCAAGATCCCAGATCAAATGTGACAAAGCAGTCAGCAACCACGCCCGACCGGCGAGGGATCTGCGCAACCACCGGAATCGGACAACCACATGCCTTCCGGGATACCCACCCCTGCCAGCAACTGGGCGGGGGGGAGGCAGATTCTTCCCAAATCCGCCTGGGCCGCGGGCGCCTAATCGAATTGGATCCGAGGGCATGGGAGCCCAGATCCGCGCCTGCCCCGGGCAGGCGGAGCTGAGCGCCCTGCGCCCGCGATCCTCGTCCGGCGCCCCGACGCCAGATCCCGCCCAAATCCTAGCGCGTCGGGCGACGAGGCTACGCCGGCCTACAGCGCCGGGAACTATTCGAGGAGAGGGTCGCTGGGGGGTGGTTACCTCGCCGAGTCGTCGGAGAGCTGCTCGCCTGGCTGCTTCTGCTTGGCTCCGTCCGTGCGGTGGGGGGAGAGAAGGAGAGGGGTCGTGTGGTGGGCACAGCGCGGTGatggggagaggagaggagaggaagcgCGGCCGGCACGCGACAAGGCGACCGCGGACTTCCGGGCCGGGGGGACGCGTGGGTCGGGTTGGGTCTGTCTCGGGCCGGCGAGACACTATAGTTATTGTGATGATAAATCTTGctagcttttttttctttttgcgagtGACTCATATGCTGGCTAACTATAGTTATTGTGATAAGACTGCTTGTGTGGACGGATGAGCCTCCAAGCCACCATCTTGGTCGATAAGCTCGTGGACGATGTAATGCTGTTTTAAGTTAATAAATAATACAGCTAAATTGAAGGGAAAAAAAGCCCAAAATAAATCTTGAACTCATGCACGAAAGTTAAATCAAACCCTGAACTTTAAATCCCTGAGATCAGCACACCAGACTATTCAATCCCGGTCTATTGTGAACCTTGAGAGTATTTTGAAGGGGATTGTCGATGTGGCTGCTAAGGCTATGCCCAGAGACACCTGGCATGAAGCATGTTTTTTTTATTGTAATGCGCAACTAAAAATATCCAAAAGAAAACTTAACCTCATGGGATTCGATGTGGAGACTTGACGCTTCCAAGATGATATAACCAGCCACTCCAACAGACGACTTTTGCTTGCGTAAAGACAAGCGCACAACTATTTAACAACACACAGTACCACTGACATTTGATTATTTTATAATAAATCGAAATATTTTCTTGAAATTTGACAAGaattttcaaataaaaatattaTTAAATGAGAAAactaatttgaaaatttcaaacatTTTTGCAAAAGGGGAATATTTTTTGGGATTACTGACATTTTGTGACAAACACAAAGAAATTTTGAAAACATGAAACATTCCTAAAATACCCGAAGATGTTTTCAAgtgcaatttttttttgaaaatatgaacaaaaaattgaaaaaccTAACAAATTTTGGAACCTGAACAAAATTTAAATGTGCAAACACTTTCTAGATTTTCTAAAAATGGGAAATTTGTTCGCACTTAAAATTtttgttcaagtttcaaaattgttTGTTTTCTCAAAAGGTGTTCACACTTTAAAATTTTGTttatgtttcaatttttttttcaaaaagggttCACACTTAAATTTTTTTGGAGATTTAAAAAATGGTTCACGTTTTCAAATTTGTTGGTGTTTTTTAAAAAAGGTTCATAATTCCAGAATATCCATAAAAAATTTCGGAGTTCAAAATTGTTGATACCAGAAAAATGTATCGAAAAATGTCGGAAAATTTTCAAAGCTGGATGTCGAGTTATGTTGTTAAGTACATTCCTGCTTCTAATTTGTCAAGAATAGCTATCTGTTAGAGTGGCTACCATGTGTAGTTTTGCGACCCGAGGTTGCAAGTACGATCCCCAGCTGTCTCTCTTTCTTGGTATTTTAAAGTCCCATGTTACGTGAAAAAACTCGGGTATTTTTAAGTCGTGCGTAGGTGCCACGTCAACTATCCTTGTTTGGCAATGCgctcaaggtttaaaatagatCGGGGTCAGAGAGTTcggtgtgctgatttcagggatttaAAATTTAGGATTCGATTTATCTTTCATCTACAAATTCaaggtttattttggactttttcctTCGCAAAAAGAAGGAAAGGATAATGTATGCCACCATGGTCACTTGTCCTTTCTTCTTTGAACAACGGCCACTTGTCTCTTGTGGCCCACGATGATGATGACATGGTACGAGTATGGGCCTCGCGGCTTCAGAAGCTTGCTTGCTTGGTGGCCACGTCATGTCCCCGTCATCGTCCCTATCGGCCCTCTGTTTCGTGCCGTTCATCATCAGGCCAGCTCGACACAATGTCGTTTTTCACTCTCCCACATTGCCATGGCGTCGACTTAGAACTCCCTCCCAAGCCCCTTTTTGTGATTCCGGCTCGTTCTCCCCTGCGAAAATGAGTCCGGCCACCTTGTGTTACATCAAATTATTGCTTTGATGTGTAATTTCTCTACATTGGCCCGCGTTCTAGGCTTACATTTATGACTGCATTTTATCACTTCCTCTGGTCATGGGCGAACCGGTCAACAGTGGTAATATTAGCATTTCCATTTCTTCTTCTTAAAAAAAAAAGGTTCTATGTTGTCCCGTGTAGGTAGTCAAAAAAGTTGAAGGCATGGATGTAAGAATCACCAATAGTACAACGACACAGAATATCAAGGAATTGCTGCTCAAATTTGGAGTTTGCGGAGGACTATCATAGTTGAGGCGCCATGGACCATATGGACAAAACAAAAGTTGATCCTAAAATAAAAGGCGAAAACAAAAGTTCTGAATAAAGTAAAGCAAAGGATCTCTTCTGCCATCAACGATAATTCCTGTGAGCCAAGATATCCTATAACTATGGCCTCAAATTAAATATGTTatgttttaatatttttctctagtTGTTCCACGTGCAAAGTATCATACTTTAACCCGCAAAAAAAGTATCATACTTTCAACAAGCATGCGTTTCGCGTCTGTACGAGAACTAGTCGTAAATTTTACGTAAAATCCTTTATGATGGGCTGGGCCTGGCCGACGTGTTGTAGAGAGAATATAATCAGGAAGAGATGAGGAGATTGCAGAGCAAACTTACATTCTCCCTGCCATGCATGCATATCTAACATATAAAAGCTGCTAGAGTACCTGCCCATCCAGCGCCATCGCGGATTCAGATTCATCCTGCCCGCACGGTTCGCCTCGTTGGCCCTGGTAAATGTACTTTCCGTCGCGCTGGTAAAGATCGGGTCGCTCGTTATTTTGTACGCCACGTGATCGAGGTAGGAGCAGCTGACGGGTGGGCTAGGCTTGCGCGCGGGCCAGGCTCGCAGCGACAGGGTCGATGCGCGCTTCTGTCGACGAAAAGGAGAGGCGGGTCGCTCGTGGGCTAGGCCCAGTGCGGATGGATCGAGCTGCGAGGTGAAAACACCACCAATCCCGTGCGTCTTCGAGCAGCCAATCCAGCCCCGCTCCCCTCCCTCTCcacggcgccgccgcctcctccccttctGCCCTGCTCTCCACCGCGCTGCCGCCTCCTCCCTTATGCTCCCCACCGCGCCGCCTCTTCCTCCCCTTCACTGTTCTCTCCAGCGGCGGCAAAGATCTGGCGGCAAAGGGAGACGACGAGGGCGCTCGATCCGATCTGCTGAAGACaaggaaggagaggagggagaaagagagaggaaagagGAGAGGGAGGTGTGGTGGCGGATGAGAGAGGGTCACCGGAAGGAGCGTGACGACCTGCAGgcaaagggcggcggcggcgccgctcgATTTGATCTGCGGGAGAGAGAAgatgagagggggagggagagggagagagagaaggaaggagaggagaggagagagaaagagagaggagaaaggaGAGGAGGGGGGCGACGGCGGTCGGGAGAGGATCACCGGAAGGAGTGCCGCCGGCTCATCGTCTTTCATACCTACCCATGCAGGTTCGTCCTCTTTCCTTTATGTACTCCCCTTTTTTGATTAGTGAAGCCGCAACTAAATGTTCCTCTATCTATCCCCTGTCCTCACTGGCTTCTTTTCATCCCTTTGTCTCATGGATGAAGCTGCCGGCTGCAGGGGTGTTGCAAGGAGTTAGAGGTCGTGCGCTGGCCGGAGCAGCAGGAGCAAGGATATGGCCGCCTCTCTTCTCTGCCACGGTTCCCTCCTCTTCCTTCAGCTCTCGAGATGTCGACCTGCAGGTTAAGGTGCTTGTGTCTCAACCATCTTCCTCCCTGTATCCTCACATTTTTAATTTCTGATTCGTGTGTCACCATAAGGCTAGAGTTTGTTCGTGTGTTGTTTATGCTCGGGTTTTATCTCCACAAAAGATGGCCCACACTACTTTAGAAGGAACTGCTGCTGTCCAATTTAGTGTTATGTTTTCTAGCTCAAGCATTGTTTCAGTTTCTATGGCCCAGGCTCCAAGTGAGATTAATTCTTTCATTTTGTTTGTGCTAATGTGAGTGATTTATTTCTCATAGAAACAAAATTCCGATTGATCTACTGACAAATGTGTATggcatactatttttaggcaaaccaTTGTTTGACAACAAATATGCGGAGGCGTTTTTATGAATGTGCATTTCACCTGAATCTGGAGAGCTATTTTATCTGTCGCGGACATTTTTGGTGGAATTCAATGCTTTAGCAGGTATTCTTGGCCTCTATATTTCCCTATCATGTGTATTTAACAAGTATTCAGTGATTCTCGATTTTTCCTTTTTAATCTATGAATGTAATTCTTAATGTGATGGTAGATGTATTATACATTTTTTGTCGAGCAAATATTGATTCATGCCATGCATGTTATGGGCGGGTTTAAAAAAAGCCATCCTGGTTGTAGTGTGAAAGCTTTAATCAAAGTTGTTTTAGTTACCCAGCCTTCTATTTTGATTGCTTTTGTATGATTCTTGAAAACAGAGTGTGGGTTGTGTTTATCAATAATATGCTTCAGATGTCAGTTTTGTTGCCAAATGATCTAAACTTGATTTACCCACTTCTAGAACATAAAAGAATATGGCATTTACCTTCCATGGATTTACTTGAACGATTGTACAAGTACCTCGGCTTGGTTTATTTCCCATCTCCAATTATTAATTGTTTGCCAAGATATTTTTATGGTGTTCTTACTCCTGATTTACTGACATGTTTGATTTGTAGTCTCTTAGTATATAATCAAGTAGTTGTAGCTAAACAAACGTATATCTTGCCATGCTTTGGTGAAAGTATTAAAGTTTGTCTCTGGTTTTACTTTCCATGTGCTACCATACCTATGCTTTATGTAGTTAATTAATAAACTCTCTTTAAATATGATGTTCCCAAGAGATCAGAAGGTTCATGGGGTGATCTTGTAGCTGAGTTGAAA
This portion of the Triticum dicoccoides isolate Atlit2015 ecotype Zavitan chromosome 7A, WEW_v2.0, whole genome shotgun sequence genome encodes:
- the LOC119328704 gene encoding uncharacterized protein LOC119328704 is translated as MEMLFSSLFCDSASSENFSGHPGVERCPFLRNINGATTFSFSSALPVATRGGKGPIFEDGPGFESAFKLFHGQDGIVPLSGRSYVPDENRSESTDVKPEPALPFNPLAARAATISLSAFGPFGFNFFNGKGKKQNKKPNNLDQSHKKPSKPDQNSMKQKGGNPPSHEAMSDEWLENGQCPLARSYRAMSGVLPLVAKVLQPPAGMKLKCPPAIVAARAALARTTLVKSLRPQPLPAKMVAIAMLGMAANVPLGVWREHTKKFSPQWFAAVHAAVPFIAMLRKSVNMPRTAMVFTIAASILGQTIGSRAERIRLKTLAAKGTAGPATAVTVMYPDKSGSCSDAEGKAWDPLALKMPGSANAGAPAPTPSMCF
- the LOC119334290 gene encoding 60S ribosomal protein L22-like, encoding MVVALGPGRFYGGGLPRPRVFPGDRVDPPAPVTDALLCWARDAHWSMGGLGAKRLRLQGRIEGNLVKLRRTARRDARVSAKSKVRAAGHGPAPATLDDALGSDDDDSEDEAEVAAQEKAMRREVVDDDEDSESEGEGVPLVTIAAAAKRKRVRKLSDEFDRIAAAQLEGGGKKKPAAAAPAKALLRKKAVAAAAPAPATEAPAKKSLKRKAVAPAAGAVARTSPKRKTAEAPAARRTSPRSKH